A region of Oryzias latipes chromosome 18, ASM223467v1 DNA encodes the following proteins:
- the LOC101169738 gene encoding probable E3 ubiquitin-protein ligase RNF217 — protein sequence MSLPNVEKRYDPRDTTLKFVNRPDDLDPLPPEEGDENMRAEMSCGHAVTPESLTGWCRSLLDQGQYKFKCPALTEGTLVKCDAVWSYTEVRRLAVLTAEEMQHFEETIARMAATEFCDFKACPGCKTYIEREDLTNLCVQCTVCTSDNDEEFLFCWQCFKPWKGRAPRSDCCDNEGCINQDVELLRTCKTTILSQVEGVGPCPSIRACPTCGQKTEHDTTGCKNVICTRCQVEFCFVCLKKTADCLKTSSYFIPCSEGIAPRQTSIPVWHRG from the exons ATGAGTTTACCAAATGTGGAAAAAAGATACGACCCCAGAGACACCACGCTGAAATTTGTCAACAGGCCTGATGATCTGGACCCACTGC CTCCAGAGGAAGGGGACGAGAATATGCGCGCGGAGATGTCCTGCGGTCACGCGGTCACCCCGGAGTCTCTCACTGGGTGGTGTCGCAGCCTGCTGGATCAG GGCCAGTACAAGTTCAAATGTCCCGCTTTAACGGAGGGAACTCTGGTGAAGTGTGATGCTGTCTGGTCTTACACAGAGGTGCGGCGCCTGGCGGTGCTGACAGCTGAAGAGATGCAGCACTTTGAGGAGACCATCGCTCGTATGGCCGCCACTGAGTTCTGTGACTTCAAAGCT TGTCCTGGTTGTAAGACCTACATTGAGAGGGAGGACCTGACAAATCTCTGTGTGCAGTGCACAGTGTGCACATCTGACAATGATGAGGAGTTCCTGTTCTGCTGGCAGTGTTTTAAGCCATGGAAAGGGAGGGCTCCCCGCTCTGATTGTTGTGACAATGAGGGCTGCATCAACCAAGATGTAGAGCTGCTCAGGACCTGCAAAACCACCATCCTCTCTCAAGTGGAGGGGGTGGGGCCTTGCCCCTCCATTCGGGCCTGTCCCACCTGTGGTCAGAAAACGGAGCACGACACGACTGGCTGCAAGAACGTCATCTGTACTCGCTGCCAGGTGGAGTTCTGCTTCGTGTGTCTGAAAAAGACTGCCGATTGTCTGAAGACGAGCTCTTACTTCATCCCGTGCAGTGAAGGCATCGCCCCCCGACAAACATCCATCCCTGTGTGGCACAGaggctga
- the LOC101169979 gene encoding uncharacterized protein LOC101169979 isoform X4: MGGNKISKMEKVYNLADTTFKFVDREDELDFLCEEFASPRAEMSCGHAVTPMSLTNWCRLLLEKGESQFVCGMSGCDKEWSYEEVCKMALLTPEEKEYFVKTMESIAERESRKNTNVLNAKSL, translated from the exons ATGGGTGGCaacaaaataagtaaaatggaaaaagtCTACAATCTGGCAGATACAACTTTTAAATTTGTGGATAGAGAGGATGAATTAGACT TTCTCTGTGAAGAATTTGCGTCTCCCAGAGCAGAGATGTCCTGTGGTCATGCTGTGACTCCCATGTCTCTCACCAACTGGTGCCGCTTGCTCCTTGAAAAG GGGGAGAGCCAGTTTGTTTGTGGCATGAGTGGCTGTGATAAGGAGTGGTCTTATGAGGAGGTCTGTAAAATGGCTCTACTGACCCCTGAGGAGAAGGAGTACTTTGTAAAAACTATGGAAAGCATCGCTGAAAGagaaagcaggaaaaatacAAA TGTCCTGAATGCAAAGTCCCTGTGA
- the LOC101169979 gene encoding putative E3 ubiquitin-protein ligase ARI6 isoform X2, protein MGGNKISKMEKVYNLADTTFKFVDREDELDFLCEEFASPRAEMSCGHAVTPMSLTNWCRLLLEKGESQFVCGMSGCDKEWSYEEVCKMALLTPEEKEYFVKTMESIAERESRKNTKSCPECKVPVTRKDDSNLRVRCQVCSKEKRDFDFCWQCLKEWKGPQPRTDHCDNDGCFSEALRTLWNCPEIVFHSVKDVTGCPSIRACPTCGSLVQHSSKYCKSIVCPRCKVKFCFVCLKIMTECTKTSSPYLPCSSGVAPRQTSIPVWHQK, encoded by the exons ATGGGTGGCaacaaaataagtaaaatggaaaaagtCTACAATCTGGCAGATACAACTTTTAAATTTGTGGATAGAGAGGATGAATTAGACT TTCTCTGTGAAGAATTTGCGTCTCCCAGAGCAGAGATGTCCTGTGGTCATGCTGTGACTCCCATGTCTCTCACCAACTGGTGCCGCTTGCTCCTTGAAAAG GGGGAGAGCCAGTTTGTTTGTGGCATGAGTGGCTGTGATAAGGAGTGGTCTTATGAGGAGGTCTGTAAAATGGCTCTACTGACCCCTGAGGAGAAGGAGTACTTTGTAAAAACTATGGAAAGCATCGCTGAAAGagaaagcaggaaaaatacAAAGTCG TGTCCTGAATGCAAAGTCCCTGTGACGAGGAAAGATGATTCTAACCTGAGAGTGCGTTGCCAAGTTTGctcaaaagagaaaagagactTTGATTTCTGCTGGCAGTGTCTGAAGGAGTGGAAGGGTCCACAGCCACGCACAGACCACTGTGATAATGATGGCTGCTTCAGCGAGGCTCTCAGAACTCTGTGGAACTGCCCAGAAATAGTTTTTCATTCTGTCAAAGACGTCACAGGATGTCCCTCCATCAGGGCCTGTCCCACCTGTGGCTCTCTGGTGCAGCACAGTTCAAAATACTGTAAAAGCATTGTGTGTCCTCGATGTAAggtgaagttttgttttgtctgtttaaaaATCATGACTGaatgcacaaaaacaagcagtccATATTTACCCTGCTCCAGTGGAGTCGCTCCCAGACAGACCTCCATTCCTGTGTGGCATCAAAAGTGA